The Micromonospora krabiensis genome window below encodes:
- the eno gene encoding phosphopyruvate hydratase, translated as MATIEGIVAREILDSRGNPTVEVEVGLDDGTVARAAVPSGASTGAFEALELRDGDADRYQGKGVEKAVSNVEDRIVDQIIGYEASEQRLIDQKMLDIDGTDTKAELGANAILGVSLAVAKAAAGSAELSLFRYLGGPNAHLLPVPMMNILNGGAHADSNVDIQEFMIAPIGAPTFREALRSGAEVYHALKSVLKKKDLSTGLGDEGGFAPNLPTNSAALDLIAEAVEKAGYRLGTDIVFALDVAATEFFDNGTYTFEGAAKSAEEMSNYYTKLAGDYPIVSIEDPLAEDDWTGWQTLTASIGDRVQIVGDDLFVTNPQRIARGIAEKAANAVLVKVNQIGSLTETLDAVDLAHRAGFKCMMSHRSGETEDTTIADLAVATGCGQIKTGAPARSDRVAKYNQLLRIEEELGDAARYAGAGAFPRYRSA; from the coding sequence GTGGCAACCATCGAGGGAATCGTCGCCCGGGAGATTCTCGACTCGCGGGGTAACCCGACCGTCGAGGTCGAGGTCGGCCTGGACGACGGCACGGTGGCCCGCGCCGCAGTGCCCTCCGGCGCGTCCACCGGCGCCTTCGAGGCGCTGGAGCTGCGCGACGGTGACGCCGACCGCTACCAGGGCAAGGGCGTCGAGAAGGCGGTTTCCAACGTCGAGGACCGCATCGTCGACCAGATCATCGGCTACGAGGCCAGCGAGCAGCGCCTCATCGACCAGAAGATGCTCGACATCGACGGCACGGACACCAAGGCCGAGCTGGGCGCGAACGCCATCCTGGGGGTCTCCCTCGCGGTGGCGAAGGCGGCGGCCGGCAGCGCCGAGCTGAGCCTCTTCCGCTACCTGGGTGGCCCGAACGCCCACCTGCTGCCGGTGCCGATGATGAACATCCTCAACGGCGGCGCGCACGCGGACTCCAACGTCGACATCCAGGAGTTCATGATCGCGCCGATCGGCGCGCCCACCTTCCGCGAGGCGCTGCGCTCCGGCGCGGAGGTCTACCACGCGCTGAAGTCGGTGCTGAAGAAGAAGGACCTCTCCACCGGCCTCGGTGACGAGGGTGGCTTCGCGCCGAACCTGCCGACCAACTCCGCCGCGCTGGACCTGATCGCCGAGGCGGTCGAGAAGGCGGGCTACCGGCTCGGCACGGACATCGTCTTCGCGCTCGACGTGGCGGCGACGGAGTTCTTCGACAACGGCACCTACACGTTCGAGGGCGCCGCGAAGTCCGCCGAGGAGATGAGCAACTACTACACCAAGCTGGCCGGTGACTACCCGATCGTGTCGATCGAGGACCCGCTGGCGGAGGACGACTGGACCGGCTGGCAGACGCTGACCGCGTCGATCGGCGACCGGGTCCAGATCGTCGGCGACGACCTCTTCGTCACCAACCCGCAGCGGATCGCCCGTGGCATCGCCGAGAAGGCCGCGAACGCGGTGCTGGTGAAGGTCAACCAGATCGGCTCGCTCACCGAGACCCTGGACGCGGTGGACCTGGCCCACCGGGCCGGCTTCAAGTGCATGATGAGCCACCGCTCCGGCGAGACCGAGGACACCACGATCGCCGACCTCGCCGTGGCGACCGGCTGCGGCCAGATCAAGACCGGCGCCCCGGCCCGTTCGGACCGGGTCGCCAAGTACAACCAGCTGCTCCGCATCGAGGAGGAGCTGGGCGACGCGGCGCGGTACGCCGGCGCGGGCGCCTTCCCGCGCTACCGTTCGGCCTGA
- a CDS encoding amino-acid N-acetyltransferase, which yields MTDEIVVRRARTRDVRGIRRLVDTYTDDRRLLSKATVTLYEDVQEFRVAARADDDAVVGCGALHVMWEDLAEIRTVAVDPAFRGRKIGHRIVGELIDAAREIGVARIFVLTFETDFFGAFGFTEIDGAPVPQPVYEQLLRSYDEGVAEFLDLERVKPNTLGNTRMLLRL from the coding sequence GTGACCGACGAGATCGTGGTGCGCCGCGCCCGCACGCGGGACGTACGGGGGATCCGCCGGCTGGTGGACACCTACACCGACGACCGGCGGCTGCTCAGCAAGGCGACCGTCACCCTCTACGAGGACGTGCAGGAGTTCCGGGTCGCGGCGCGCGCCGACGACGACGCCGTGGTCGGCTGCGGCGCGCTGCACGTGATGTGGGAGGACCTCGCCGAGATCCGCACCGTGGCGGTCGACCCGGCCTTCCGAGGGCGGAAGATCGGGCACCGGATCGTCGGCGAGCTGATCGACGCGGCCCGCGAGATCGGGGTGGCCCGCATCTTCGTGCTCACCTTCGAGACGGACTTCTTCGGCGCCTTCGGCTTCACCGAGATCGACGGCGCTCCCGTGCCGCAGCCGGTCTACGAGCAGCTGCTGCGCTCGTACGACGAGGGTGTCGCGGAGTTCCTGGACCTGGAGCGGGTGAAGCCGAACACGCTCGGCAACACCCGGATGCTGTTGCGCCTCTGA
- a CDS encoding DUF885 domain-containing protein, producing the protein MESFVPLAERIVDALLESRPGLASSAGDHRYDDRLPDLSPDGRTADRAMLTDAANALSELDAESLEVEEQVDHALLSALVDRELFELSEMRAYEWDPLRHNPGPLLHAIVARPYAPADVRLTQLAGRLAAVPDTLAIARGTLRDMPRVHAETAVGQFTGAAALIRDEVPALLAQEPTLHDRVEPAATAAIAAIEEFVAWLRAGLAADAGPGRDPRLGRRLWEARLWHTLDTELGAAEIQRRAWANLERVTEEIREAAVELVGGPADDETVRRALGLLAAEHPDDHTIVDLAGVTLDEATDFVRAHDLVTLVDDPCVIQEMPEFARGVAVAYCDAPGPLETADVPTFYCIAPTPADWPAHRVESFYREYNDHMIRNLTVHEAMPGHFLQLAHARRHVGSTRVRALARSGPFVEGWAVHAEELMVGRGFGGLPVRLQQLKMQLRMTINALLDQLVHCEDLPEAEAMALMTGRGFQEEGEAAGKWRRALLTSTQLSTYFVGYTELAEVAAARPHDVPLRDWHDAMLAHDCPPPRHLRTLLGV; encoded by the coding sequence GTGGAATCGTTTGTGCCGTTGGCTGAGCGGATCGTCGACGCGTTGCTCGAGAGCCGGCCCGGGCTGGCCAGCTCCGCCGGGGACCACCGGTACGACGACCGGCTGCCCGACCTCTCACCGGACGGCCGCACCGCCGACCGGGCGATGCTCACGGACGCCGCCAACGCGCTGTCCGAGCTGGACGCCGAGTCGCTGGAGGTCGAGGAGCAGGTCGACCACGCCCTGCTCAGCGCCCTGGTCGACCGGGAGCTGTTCGAGCTGAGCGAGATGCGGGCGTACGAGTGGGACCCGCTGCGCCACAACCCGGGCCCGCTGCTGCACGCGATCGTCGCCCGCCCGTACGCCCCGGCGGACGTGCGGCTCACCCAACTGGCCGGTCGCCTCGCCGCCGTGCCGGACACGTTGGCCATCGCCCGGGGGACGCTGCGGGACATGCCCCGCGTCCACGCGGAGACGGCGGTGGGTCAGTTCACCGGTGCCGCCGCGCTGATCCGCGACGAGGTGCCGGCGCTGCTCGCCCAGGAGCCCACCCTGCACGACCGGGTGGAGCCGGCCGCCACCGCGGCGATCGCCGCGATCGAGGAGTTCGTCGCCTGGCTGCGCGCCGGCCTCGCCGCCGACGCCGGTCCGGGGCGCGACCCGCGTCTGGGCCGGCGGCTGTGGGAGGCGCGGCTCTGGCACACCCTCGACACCGAGCTGGGCGCCGCGGAGATCCAGCGGCGGGCGTGGGCCAACCTGGAGCGGGTCACCGAGGAGATCCGTGAGGCGGCGGTCGAGCTGGTCGGCGGGCCGGCCGACGACGAGACCGTACGCCGGGCACTGGGGCTGCTCGCCGCCGAGCACCCGGACGACCACACCATCGTCGACCTGGCCGGTGTGACGCTGGACGAGGCGACCGACTTCGTCCGCGCCCACGACCTGGTCACCCTGGTCGACGACCCGTGCGTCATCCAGGAGATGCCGGAGTTCGCCCGGGGGGTGGCGGTCGCCTACTGTGACGCGCCCGGCCCGCTGGAGACCGCGGACGTGCCGACGTTCTACTGCATCGCGCCGACCCCGGCGGACTGGCCGGCGCACCGGGTCGAGTCGTTCTACCGCGAGTACAACGACCACATGATCCGCAACCTGACCGTCCACGAGGCGATGCCGGGGCACTTCCTGCAGCTCGCGCACGCCCGTCGCCACGTCGGCTCGACCCGGGTGCGCGCGCTGGCCCGCTCCGGCCCGTTCGTCGAGGGCTGGGCGGTGCACGCCGAGGAGCTGATGGTCGGGCGGGGCTTCGGCGGCCTCCCGGTGCGGTTGCAGCAGCTCAAGATGCAGCTACGGATGACCATCAACGCGCTGCTGGACCAGTTGGTGCACTGCGAGGACCTGCCCGAGGCCGAGGCGATGGCGCTGATGACCGGGCGCGGTTTCCAGGAGGAGGGGGAGGCGGCCGGCAAGTGGCGTCGGGCGCTGCTGACCTCGACGCAGCTGTCCACGTACTTCGTGGGCTACACCGAGCTCGCCGAGGTCGCGGCGGCCCGCCCTCACGACGTGCCGCTGCGCGACTGGCACGACGCGATGCTGGCCCACGACTGCCCGCCCCCGCGCCACCTGCGCACCCTGCTCGGCGTCTGA
- a CDS encoding HAAS signaling domain-containing protein, protein MTVTEQEITDYVGRVRAALADLPSTVRDELTEDLPDHLAEVVAEGGGSLVDRLGQPEAYAAELRAAAGAPTVGGRNLDRRLAAGTLRVRRALRRLDARLGPPLGYPTASEFLRLLRPAWWVLRGYLAAMLVTTVSTGGSFGLLPRFGGELLAGLLMLVGLVLASVWLGRRSERLRGWPRWALHASSLVLVVFAFAGLDQVENRAGYDDYGYSPISVDNPYDQVRDVFIYDSEGRLVENARLFDQNGDPIRLGYPDCVDMADLDTNPLLRPYPYCPDQAPFAPRGPRAAQPPTLPPLPTDSPSASGAPEPTTTATPTTTATPTTTR, encoded by the coding sequence ATGACCGTCACGGAGCAGGAGATCACCGACTACGTCGGACGGGTCCGGGCGGCACTGGCCGACCTCCCGTCGACGGTGCGTGACGAGCTGACCGAGGACCTGCCGGACCACCTCGCCGAGGTGGTCGCGGAGGGCGGCGGCTCACTGGTCGACCGGCTCGGCCAGCCCGAGGCGTACGCGGCCGAGCTGCGGGCCGCGGCCGGTGCGCCCACCGTCGGCGGGCGCAACCTGGACCGGCGGCTGGCCGCCGGCACGCTCCGGGTCCGCCGCGCGCTGCGGCGCCTGGACGCCCGGCTCGGACCACCGCTGGGCTACCCGACGGCGAGCGAGTTCCTCCGGCTGCTGCGACCGGCCTGGTGGGTGCTGCGCGGCTACCTGGCCGCGATGCTGGTCACCACGGTGAGCACCGGCGGCAGCTTCGGACTGTTGCCCCGCTTCGGCGGCGAACTTCTCGCCGGGCTGCTCATGCTCGTCGGTCTCGTGCTCGCGTCGGTCTGGCTCGGTCGCCGGTCCGAGCGGCTGCGCGGCTGGCCGCGCTGGGCCCTGCACGCCAGCAGCCTCGTGCTCGTGGTCTTCGCGTTCGCCGGTCTCGACCAGGTGGAGAACCGCGCCGGTTACGACGACTACGGCTACTCCCCGATCTCCGTGGACAACCCGTACGACCAGGTGCGGGACGTGTTCATCTACGACAGCGAGGGCCGGCTGGTGGAGAACGCGCGGCTGTTCGACCAGAACGGCGACCCGATCCGACTCGGCTACCCGGACTGCGTCGACATGGCCGACCTGGACACCAACCCCCTGCTGCGGCCTTACCCGTACTGCCCCGACCAGGCGCCCTTCGCACCGCGCGGTCCCCGGGCGGCCCAGCCGCCGACGCTGCCGCCGCTGCCCACCGACAGCCCGTCCGCGAGCGGCGCTCCGGAGCCCACCACCACCGCGACGCCCACCACCACCGCGACGCCCACCACCACCCGCTGA
- a CDS encoding Ppx/GppA phosphatase family protein codes for MAAIDCGTNSIRLLVADLPDPGAGPEVPLTDVTRRMEIVRLGQGVDRTGRLAPEAIERTRVALASYAADIEKLGAERVRMCATSASRDASNAGDFRAMVEQTLGVAPEVVTGDEEARLSFTGAVRGLPADAEPPFLVVDIGGGSTEFVVGTREGGVTAAVSMDIGCVRMTERHLHGDPPGLDEIAAAQADIALAVDRALDVVPGRQAATLIGLAGSVTTVVAIAQGLREYDPERIHHARVAYEQVAQVTADLLGRTREQRLAIPVMHPGRADVIGAGALVLRVIMERAGMPSVVASEHDILDGIAWSLR; via the coding sequence GTGGCCGCCATCGACTGCGGAACCAACTCGATCCGGCTGCTGGTCGCCGACCTGCCCGACCCGGGGGCCGGGCCGGAGGTGCCGCTGACCGACGTGACCCGCCGGATGGAGATCGTCCGCCTCGGGCAGGGCGTGGACCGGACCGGTCGGCTGGCGCCCGAGGCGATCGAGCGCACCCGGGTGGCGTTGGCGAGCTACGCGGCCGACATCGAGAAGCTCGGCGCGGAGCGGGTCCGCATGTGCGCCACCTCGGCCAGTCGGGACGCCAGCAACGCGGGGGACTTCCGCGCGATGGTGGAGCAGACCCTCGGGGTCGCCCCCGAGGTGGTCACCGGGGACGAGGAGGCGCGGCTCTCCTTCACCGGCGCGGTACGCGGGCTGCCCGCCGACGCGGAGCCGCCGTTCCTGGTGGTGGACATCGGCGGTGGCTCGACCGAGTTCGTGGTCGGCACCCGGGAGGGCGGGGTGACGGCGGCGGTGTCGATGGACATCGGCTGCGTCCGGATGACCGAGCGGCACCTGCACGGCGACCCGCCGGGGCTGGACGAGATCGCGGCCGCGCAGGCCGACATCGCGCTCGCGGTCGACCGCGCGCTCGACGTGGTGCCCGGAAGGCAGGCCGCGACGCTGATCGGGCTGGCCGGCTCCGTCACCACCGTGGTCGCCATCGCGCAGGGCCTGCGGGAGTACGACCCGGAGCGCATCCACCACGCCCGGGTCGCGTACGAGCAGGTCGCCCAGGTGACCGCCGACCTGCTCGGCCGTACCCGGGAGCAGCGGCTGGCGATCCCAGTCATGCACCCGGGCCGGGCCGACGTGATCGGCGCGGGCGCCTTGGTCCTTCGAGTGATCATGGAGCGGGCCGGGATGCCGTCGGTGGTCGCCTCCGAGCACGACATCCTCGACGGCATCGCCTGGAGCCTGCGCTAA
- a CDS encoding PadR family transcriptional regulator — protein sequence MDTTQLLKGVLDLAVLAVLREEDGYGYDILRRLREAGLDEVGDASVYGTLRRLFAAGLLTTYVVPSESGPHRKYYALNAAGRDQLTRSGKLWRSFATTMDTLLDDRGMAA from the coding sequence GTGGATACGACCCAGCTCCTCAAGGGCGTGCTCGACCTGGCCGTGCTCGCCGTGCTCCGCGAGGAGGACGGCTACGGCTACGACATCCTGCGGCGACTGCGTGAGGCCGGCCTGGACGAGGTCGGCGACGCGTCGGTCTACGGGACGCTGCGACGTCTCTTCGCCGCCGGCCTCCTGACCACGTACGTGGTGCCGAGCGAGTCGGGGCCGCACCGGAAGTACTACGCACTCAACGCCGCCGGCCGGGACCAGCTGACCCGCTCCGGCAAGCTCTGGCGCTCGTTCGCCACCACCATGGACACGCTGCTCGACGATCGGGGGATGGCGGCATGA
- a CDS encoding FtsB family cell division protein: MQQRRTPGGQRPARRPGQSGRPGGARGARASLREAGVRAEPRGAAGRAPGATRGAEGVRSANRPAAARRSGAGGTVKRLSAPHPRRLTGRATVLFAVLIALALAYTYPVRVYLDQQADIERMEAAQAAQEKLIAGLSEEAAKWQDPAFIEAEARQRFYMGRPGEKLVIVLDDPAGAARDAGRGTSAGPVTPDPWYDTLWSSVRAANDEQPAG, from the coding sequence ATGCAGCAGCGCCGCACACCGGGTGGTCAGCGTCCCGCCCGCCGGCCCGGCCAGTCCGGCCGGCCGGGCGGGGCCCGCGGCGCCCGGGCGTCGCTCCGGGAGGCCGGCGTCCGCGCCGAGCCGCGCGGTGCCGCCGGTCGCGCGCCGGGGGCCACGCGGGGCGCCGAGGGCGTACGCTCCGCGAACCGCCCGGCCGCGGCCCGGCGCAGCGGCGCCGGCGGCACGGTCAAGCGGCTGTCCGCACCCCACCCCCGACGCCTCACCGGGCGGGCCACCGTGCTCTTCGCGGTGCTCATCGCGCTCGCCCTGGCGTACACCTATCCGGTCCGCGTCTACCTGGACCAGCAGGCGGACATCGAGCGGATGGAGGCCGCGCAGGCGGCGCAGGAGAAGCTGATCGCCGGCCTGTCCGAAGAGGCCGCCAAGTGGCAGGACCCGGCCTTTATTGAGGCCGAGGCGCGGCAACGGTTCTACATGGGGCGGCCGGGCGAGAAGCTGGTGATCGTGCTCGACGATCCGGCGGGCGCCGCCCGGGACGCGGGTCGCGGCACCTCCGCCGGCCCGGTCACGCCCGATCCCTGGTACGACACCCTGTGGTCCAGCGTCCGGGCCGCGAACGACGAGCAGCCGGCCGGTTGA
- a CDS encoding DUF501 domain-containing protein, whose amino-acid sequence MTVVPPQEPAADSVTPPKREPATEADLAAVAAQLGRPPRGTRAVAHRCPCGLPDVVETTPRLADGTPFPTLYYLTCPRATGACSRLESAGLMKEMAERLAADPELAAHYRAAHEDYLARRSAIGEVPEIAGISAGGMPGRVKCLHVHLGHALAAGPGVNPFGDETLALVEPWWTAGPCVDVPAAE is encoded by the coding sequence GTGACTGTCGTACCACCGCAGGAGCCGGCGGCGGATTCCGTGACCCCGCCGAAGCGGGAACCGGCCACCGAGGCCGACCTGGCCGCGGTGGCCGCGCAGCTCGGGCGCCCGCCCCGCGGCACCCGGGCGGTGGCCCACCGGTGTCCGTGCGGCCTGCCCGACGTGGTCGAGACCACGCCCCGGCTGGCCGACGGCACGCCGTTCCCGACGCTCTACTACCTCACCTGTCCTCGGGCAACCGGGGCGTGCAGCCGGCTGGAGTCGGCCGGGCTGATGAAGGAGATGGCCGAGCGGCTCGCCGCCGACCCGGAGCTGGCCGCCCACTACCGGGCGGCGCACGAGGACTACCTGGCCCGGCGTTCGGCGATCGGCGAGGTGCCGGAGATCGCGGGCATCTCGGCCGGTGGCATGCCGGGCCGGGTGAAGTGCCTGCACGTGCACCTGGGCCACGCGCTCGCCGCCGGCCCCGGCGTCAACCCGTTCGGCGACGAGACACTGGCGCTGGTCGAGCCGTGGTGGACGGCCGGGCCGTGCGTGGACGTGCCGGCGGCCGAGTGA